In the genome of Populus trichocarpa isolate Nisqually-1 chromosome 6, P.trichocarpa_v4.1, whole genome shotgun sequence, one region contains:
- the LOC18100287 gene encoding putative pectinesterase 63, with translation MKRSFSSFALLLITLQAIQTIPTAISTTKLVPADISKVKAWVAKNINDFNDRKSNDSKGIPRIVLDELLASAEDRLRLIRVAKDGFADFTTISDALETIPKDNKRRTIIQIGGGEYWEKITIKCNKPFITFYGDPMDIPRIVFNGTASQYGTIYSATVAIESDYFMAVNVAFVNSAPLPNVNRTGGQAVSMRISGDKAAFHNCKFIGFQDTLCDDRGRHFFKDCYVRGTVDFIFGNGKSLYLNTTIDSVAEGTGVITAQAREHVTEDSGFTFIHCNLTGLGNNTYLGRAWKQRPRVVFAYTYMGHLINDEGWSTWKFPEREGTVYYGEYKCAGPGSSSFGRVPYTKSLSKAEAKPFLSMTYINGNKWLIPPPKFP, from the exons ATGAAACGATCATTCTCTTCTTTTGCATTACTTTTGATCACATTACAAGCTATCCAAACCATTCCCACAGCAATCTCCACGACCAAACTCGTCCCTGCAGACATCTCAAAAGTAAAAGCATGGGTTGCTAAGAACATCAATGACTTTAATGATCGAAAATCCAATGACTCCAAAGGGATTCCACGCATTGTTTTGGATGAGCTTTTGGCCTCGGCCGAGGACAGGCTGAGGTTGATAAGGGTGGCGAAGGATGGTTTCGCTGATTTTACAACTATTTCTGATGCCTTGGAGACCATTCCAAAGGACAACAAGCGAAGAACAATTATTCAGATTGGTGGGGGTGAGTATTGGgagaaaatcacaattaaaTGCAATAAGCCGTTTATTACATTTTATGGGGATCCGATGGATATACCAAGAATTGTGTTCAATGGCACCGCTTCCCAGTATGGAACGATCTATAGCGCAACCGTGGCCATAGAGAGCGATTACTTCATGGCCGTCAATGTGGCATTTGTg AATTCGGCTCCGTTGCCAAATGTCAATAGAACTGGTGGGCAGGCAGTGTCCATGAGAATATCTGGAGATAAAGCAGCGTTTCATAACTGCAAGTTCATTGGGTTTCAGGACACTTTATGTGATGATAGAGGCAGGCATTTCTTCAAGGACTGCTATGTCCGTGGAACTGTTGACTTCATTTTTGGAAACGGAAAATCCCTCTACTTG AACACAACTATTGATTCTGTAGCGGAAGGTACTGGGGTGATCACAGCTCAAGCGCGGGAACATGTCACCGAGGACAGTGGATTCACCTTCATCCATTGCAACTTAACTGGTTTAGGCAACAACACTTACCTCGGCCGTGCATGGAAGCAGAGACCAAGGGTTGTGTTCGCTTACACTTACATGGGCCACCTGATTAACGATGAAGGATGGTCCACCTGGAAGTTCCCTGAGCGTGAAGG GACTGTATATTATGGAGAGTACAAGTGCGCTGGACCAGGTTCTAGCTCCTTCGGCCGAGTTCCATACACGAAGTCATTATCTAAAGCAGAAGCAAAACCCTTCCTGAGCATGACTTACATCAATGGAAACAAGTGGCTAATTCCACCACCCAAGTTTCCTTGA
- the LOC18100288 gene encoding protein SMALL AUXIN UP-REGULATED RNA 10 isoform X2, translating into MDDNSSSKLTGIRQIVRLKEILHKWQSVTIGSKETSPPSGHPSNGIPPAVNKRLNSVKCCDSDEDSCHSPEPPADVPKGYLAVYVGPELRRFIIPTSYLSHSLFKVLLEKVEEEFGFDHTGALTIPCEIETFKFLLKCMESHPKDHDDEGSAEGALAIEE; encoded by the exons ATGGATGACAATAGTAGCAGCAAGTTGACTGGAATTCGGCAGATTGTTAGGCTAAAGGAAATTCTCCATAAGTGGCAATCTGTAACAATTGGCTCAAAGGAAACCAGCCCTCCCTCTGGTCATCCCTCCAATGGCATTCCACCAGCTGTTAATAAGAGGCTGAACAGTGTTAAGTGTTGCGATTCAGACGAGGACAGTTGCCACAGCCCAGAACCGCCAGCTGACGTACCCAAAGGGTATCTGGCGGTTTACGTTGGACCAGAGCTTCGGAGGTTTATCATCCCGACTAGCTACCTTAGCCACTCCCTGTTCAAGGTTTTGCTGGAAAAGGTTGAAGAGGAGTTTGGGTTTGATCATACTGGTGCGCTTACAATCCCATGTGAGATTGAGACCTTCAAATTTCTCCTAAAGTGCATGGAGAGCCATCCAAAAGACCACGATGATGAAGGGTCAG CTGAAGGTGCTTTAGCTATTGAAGAGTAA
- the LOC18100288 gene encoding protein SMALL AUXIN UP-REGULATED RNA 10 isoform X1, protein MDDNSSSKLTGIRQIVRLKEILHKWQSVTIGSKETSPPSGHPSNGIPPAVNKRLNSVKCCDSDEDSCHSPEPPADVPKGYLAVYVGPELRRFIIPTSYLSHSLFKVLLEKVEEEFGFDHTGALTIPCEIETFKFLLKCMESHPKDHDDEGSVSSPPSLMIPW, encoded by the exons ATGGATGACAATAGTAGCAGCAAGTTGACTGGAATTCGGCAGATTGTTAGGCTAAAGGAAATTCTCCATAAGTGGCAATCTGTAACAATTGGCTCAAAGGAAACCAGCCCTCCCTCTGGTCATCCCTCCAATGGCATTCCACCAGCTGTTAATAAGAGGCTGAACAGTGTTAAGTGTTGCGATTCAGACGAGGACAGTTGCCACAGCCCAGAACCGCCAGCTGACGTACCCAAAGGGTATCTGGCGGTTTACGTTGGACCAGAGCTTCGGAGGTTTATCATCCCGACTAGCTACCTTAGCCACTCCCTGTTCAAGGTTTTGCTGGAAAAGGTTGAAGAGGAGTTTGGGTTTGATCATACTGGTGCGCTTACAATCCCATGTGAGATTGAGACCTTCAAATTTCTCCTAAAGTGCATGGAGAGCCATCCAAAAGACCACGATGATGAAGGGTCAG TATCGTCTCCTCCATCACTGATGATTCCTTGGTGA
- the LOC18100289 gene encoding respiratory burst oxidase homolog protein E, which yields MKSTSSFGRTSSRLSNYSRTFDLPDDDLDGSETASDCEIGGAMLPIFLNDLRRNNQDELVEVTLELEKDSIVVCSVNPNGRGMSTPSTPGGGAAAGILERSLSATSRIRRKFGWLRSRSSRTTWSENEERVISARDARKLKAKLDRSKLSAQRGLKGLRFINKTTGTTSESNELWKRVESRFKLLSKDGLLAREDFGECIGMVNSKEFAVCIFDALARRKRQRITKISKEELHDFWLQISDQSFDARLQIFFDMADSNEDGRIIREEVQELIMLSASANKLSKLKEQAEEYASLIMEELDPENLGYIELWQLETLLLQRDTYMNYSRPLSTASVSWSQNISSIKPRNVMHRLSFKLRNLILEKWQRAWILSLWVMIMVGLFVWKFLQYKNKAAFHVMGYCLASAKGAAETLKFNMALILLPVCRNTLTWLRSTRARSFVPFDENINFHKMVAGAIVIGVILHAGNHLLCDFPRLINSSPENFALIASDFNNKKPTYKELVTGIEGVTGISMVVLLTIAFTLATGRFRRNGVRLPAPFNKLTGFNAFWYSHHLTGVVYILLLVHGTFLFLAHKWYQKTTWMYISAPLLLYMVERNVRTRRSEHYSVKLLKVSVLPGNVLSLILSKPQGFKYKSGQYIFLQCPAISSFEWHPFSITSAPGDDYLSVHIRIVGDWTEELKRVFTEENDSPSVIGRAKFGQLGHMDQTRQPKLYVDGPYGAPAQDYRNYDVLLLVGLGIGATPFISILRDLLNNTRTADNQMDSNTENSRSDDSSNSYASSSMTPVSKKRTQRTTNAHFYWVTREPGSFEWFKGVMDEVAEMDHKGQIELHNYLTSVYEEGDARSTLITMVQALNHAKHGVDIVSGTRVRTHFARPNWKEVFNKIASKHPFGTVGVFYCGMPVLAKELKKLCQELSHKTTTRFEFHKEYF from the exons ATGAAATCAACTTCGTCGTTTGGGAGGACGAGCTCCAGGCTATCCAATTACAGCCGCACGTTTGACTTACCAGACGATGATCTCGACGGTTCAGAAACCGCCAGCGACTGCGAGATTGGCGGTGCAATGTTGCCGATTTTCTTGAACGACCTGAGAAGAAACAACCAAGATGAGTTAGTTGAGGTCACGCTCGAGCTCGAGAAAGACTCCATTGTTGTTTGCAGTGTTAATCCGAACGGTAGAGGTATGTCAACTCCGAGTACGCCTGGCGGTGGTGCTGCGGCGGGGATTTTAGAGAGGAGTTTGTCGGCAACGTCGAGGATTAGACGGAAGTTCGGGTGGTTAAGATCAAGATCTTCGAGAACGACATGGTCGGAGAATGAAGAGAGAGTAATCTCGGCGAGAGATGCACGGAAATTGAAAGCCAAGCTTGACAGGTCAAAACTGAGCGCTCAAAGAGGACTGAAAGGGTTGAGGTTTATAAATAAGACAACCGGTACGACGTCTGAGTCGAATGAGCTGTGGAAACGAGTCGAGTCCAGGTTCAAGTTGCTTTCTAAAGACGGTTTGCTTGCTAGAGAAGATTTTGGTGAATGTATAG GGATGGTGAATTCGAAGGAGTTTGCGGTGTGTATATTTGATGCACTAGCGAGGAGGAAGAGGCAGAGAATAACGAAAATAAGCAAAGAAGAGCTTCATGATTTCTGGTTACAGATTTCTGACCAGAGTTTTGACGCGCGCCTTCAAATTTTCTTTGACAT GGCAGATAGCAATGAAGACGGAAGGATCATAAGAGAAGAAGTGCAGGag CTTATAATGCTCAGTGCTTCTGCAAATAAACTGTCAAAGTTGAAAGAACAAGCAGAAGAATATGCTTCGTTGATAATGGAAGAACTTGATCCTGAAAACCTCGGATACATTGAG TTATGGCAGTTAGAGACACTTCTTCTACAAAGGGACACATACATGAACTACAGCAGACCATTGAGTACAGCAAGTGTAAGCTGGAGTCAGAACATAAGTTCAATCAAACCCCGGAACGTGATGCATAGGCTAAGCTTTAAATTGAGGAATTTAATTCTAGAGAAATGGCAAAGGGCATGGATTTTATCGCTGTGGGTGATGATAATGGTTGGCCTATTCGTCTGGAAATTCCTTCAATACAAGAACAAGGCTGCATTTCACGTCATGGGCTATTGCTTGGCGAGTGCCAAAGGTGCTGCAGAGACTCTCAAATTCAACATGGCTCTAATTCTATTACCTGTTTGTCGAAACACACTGACTTGGCTTCGGTCCACTCGAGCAAGGTCATTTGTtccttttgatgaaaatattaatttccacAAG ATGGTTGCAGGCGCTATAGTAATTGGAGTCATCTTGCATGCAGGAAACCATCTATTATGTGACTTTCCCCGTCTGATAAACTCGTCTCCTGAAAATTTTGCCTTGATTGCGTctgatttcaataataaaaagccTACATATAAAGAACTTGTGACTGGTATTGAAGGCGTGACTGGGATTTCTATGGTGGTGTTATTGACCATTGCATTCACTCTGGCAACAGGCCGTTTCCGGAGAAATGGGGTGAGACTACCTGCACCCTTCAACAAATTGACAGGTTTCAATGCGTTCTGGTACTCTCATCATCTTACTGGTGTGGTCTATATTCTGCTGCTCGTCCATGGAACCTTCTTGTTCTTAGCCCACAAGTGGTATCAGAAAACA ACGTGGATGTATATCTCTGCTCCCTTGCTGCTCTACATGGTTGAACGAAATGTGAGAACACGTAGATCAGAACATTATTCTGTAAAATTATTGAAG GTGTCAGTGCTACCGGGAAATGTCCTAAGCTTAATCTTGTCCAAGCCACAGGGATTTAAGTACAAAAGTGGGCAGTACATTTTTCTACAATGCCCAGCAATTTCCTCCTTTGAATG GCACCCATTCTCTATAACCTCAGCACCAGGGGATGACTATCTCAGTGTTCACATCCGGATAGTCGGAGACTGGACGGAGGAATTGAAGCGAGTTTTCACCGAGGAAAATGATTCACCATCTGTTATTGGTCGTGCCAAATTTGGTCAACTTGGGCACATGGATCAAACAAG ACAACCAAAGCTGTATGTTGATGGTCCATATGGGGCTCCAGCACAAGACTACAGAAATTACGATGTCTTGCTTCTCGTGGGGCTTGGCATAGGAGCTACCCCTTTCATAAGCATCCTTAGAGATCTTTTGAATAATACACGAACAGCAGATAATCAAATG GATTCAAACACTGAAAACAGTCGGTCAGATGACAGTTCAAATAGTTATGCATCTTCAAGTATGACACCAGTTAGCAAGAAGAGAACACAGAGGACTACCAATGCTCATTTCTACTGGGTTACTAGAGAGCCTGGATCTTTTGAATGGTTTAAAGGAGTCATGGATGAAGTTGCAGAGATGGATCACAAA GGTCAAATCGAACTGCACAACTACCTTACAAGCGTTTACGAAGAAGGTGATGCAAGGTCAACTTTGATCACCATGGTCCAAGCTCTCAATCATGCGAAACATGGTGTTGACATCGTGTCAGGCACTCGA GTGAGGACACACTTTGCAAGACCAAATTGGAAAGAAGTGTTCAACAAAATTGCTTCAAAGCATCCGTTTGGCACAGTAG GGGTGTTCTATTGCGGGATGCCAGTGTTGGCAAAGGAGCTGAAGAAGCTATGCCAGGAGCTGAGTCACAAGACAACCACAAGGTTTGAGTTTCACAAGGAGTATTTCTGA